CATGTTACAGGTTGGGATAAGAACGTGTTAGATTGACTTGCTGtcggagccagcctcaagtggagaTTAGAGGCTCTGCAGCTTTTAGCACTTAATTTGTCAGAGCCCAAAACTGATGCTTGGTTTCATGACGTTCCAGTCCATTGTCATTGTTGCTTTTGCAGGGATTTCAGTGTAAGCTCTTGACGCCAACGCACCCTTGGTTGAAACAAACCCTgaactttcatgcaggagtctggtgtttacctcctgtctgaatgtgcTGATGTGCTcatgttgacatcacggtagcagcatcctggaacgtcaacagcagacgcagaaggatactgAGAGCGCAGAAGGATACCGTGAGCGTAACatagacgcagaaggataccgtgagcgtaacatgtagacgcagaaggataccgtgagcgtaacatgtagatgcagaagtccactcacaaagcagcaacatgtgacgagttggaaTGACGTGTTGGGCTTTCATTGTATTTGTAATGAGAACACCTCAGCCTCGTTACTTCAAATCTGACGTagttatttttaagtaaaatatctCTTGTGAGTTTATaggaatgaaaacattttaaaagacagagaTGGATTCATGATGAAAAGTTGTCCATAAATCTTTTAATACTTCTTGTCaaagtaaatacacacacacacacacacatatatatatatatatatatatatataataaaaatagtatgTGCAGCTCTTATGCATTGATCAATAAGAAAATAGGTAAAGTCaagttgatgatgatgttaatAAACTAACTTAAACCCAGAATATCAGCATCATCCGTCGTCATATTTCTGCTTCAAATTGAGGTTTGCATTTCGTGTTGGTCACCTGACATCACAACAGAGCCGTGATCGTCTGTCGAACCTCTTTGATTTGCAGCCCGTAGATAACGGCGTTCAGGGCCGGCAGGAAGACGTGTCCCAGGACGGCTGCCACCTTCCTGTGATCCGCCAGTTGTGGAAAGCGGTGCAGGATGACGATGATGAAGCCGGACACCAGCAGGATGATGACGTAGACGGCCAGGTGAGTGGCGCAGGTCTGCAGCGCTCGGCTGTTCAGCACCTTGTTCTTGCTGCTCAGACACACGATGGCGATCCTCAGGTAGGTGAGCGTGACGCTCCCGATGGAGGAGCCCAGCAGGAGCACGGTGTAGCCGAGGCCGTAGATGTTGTTGATGAGGACGCTCTCGCAGGACAGTTTGAACAAGGAGGCGTTGTCGCAAAACGGGTTGAATATAATCCACCTGCAGCGCGACAGGCGGACGCTGAGGCCCACGAGGATCACCACAAGAACGAAGGCGGTTCCCCACGCCGTCGCCGTCAGCGCCACCACCTTCCTGTTGGTCATGATGGTGGCGTACCGCAGGGGGTTGCAGATGGCCACGTAGCGGTCGAAGGCCATGATCATGAGCACGGTGTGAGAGGCGCTGGCGTGCAGGTGAACGCAGAAAGCCTGAACGGCGCAGTGGGTGAAGTGAATGTGGCGCTCCGAGTCTGACGTCAGAAGATCTCTGAGGATGTGAGGCACGACGACGGTGGCGCCGAAAACATCGTTAATGCTCATGTTGCAGAGGAGCAGGTACATGGGCTGCTGGAGGCTCCTGCTCCTGGAGATCAGCACCACCAGGCCGACGTTCGACACCACGATGAAGACGTAAACGAtcaggaggaggatgaaggcgGGGATGAAGGACCGGGAGGTGACCTTTAACCCCTCCAGGATGAGAATGTCCCCAACAAATGTGCTGTTGTCCATTTCTCCTCTGAAGGCTTTTGGCCAGAGTTATTCAGTTAAAGGTCCAGAAAGACAACAGGAGTTCACTGTGacgctttaaaaaataaatccaaattacAGTAATGGGATGCAATTTCACACAGATTTGTCAATGTGAATTTGACACAAACTATGAATATTTCCACatattattacaataatatgatgttatttGACACAGAAATATGGAActttttcacaatgaaaatataacatgttgtattttgacACATCTTGATATTTCCAAAATAACAATTACAATGATGTGCTCTAATTTGACGTAGAGCTTAAATATTTCCAAACTGAAACGATATGCTGTAATTTTTACACTCAGAATTTAGCTCTTTTAACACTACCATTACAATTTTAGGCTGTAATAAGTGTAAATATctctaaattaaaaatataaactctTATTTTACACATATCATAAATAGTTCCACATaacaattacaataatattctgtaattttacaaagaaaaataaaaaatatcttcaCATTAAAAGGACAATAACATGCAGTTCTTTGACACATAATTTCAGTATTTCCACATTAAAATGCCAACAATATGCTGTACGTTGACACTGAATTTTGTTATGCAGAGGAGTTGTTATTCTAAATTTCCCTTAAAGACATCCGGCATATTAAGTCTGCGTACACTTTGTCGTTCAGTGTTTCAGCCTAATTTTTTAGAGGGTTAATCCactttaacaacaaaaacaaaataatcttcTCCTCacttataatattttttgaagatTCCCACTTAAACGTCAGTCATTTCTACAAAAGAAGACTGTTCCTGCTGAAACACTGCCAGAGTCAACATGCTTTTGATAAATGTAATGCAGCGTTTGACATCTTCTGTCATTAAATCaggtcagaaaaacacatttaaagtgtaaaaaatagAAGGAACCTCATCTGAAGACAGTTCGTTcttccaaaacacacagatgcattgatgctgaattttttaaatgttatctttgattcaataaaaacacttaaaaaccaaaatacaaaacaacatttaaccaaaaaactCCGAACAACAAATCCTGCAAATCACATCAGAATAAAAGTGGATGCAGTTCAACACAGAACTTAAGTTACAATCGGTGTGACCTCGACACAAACTGTTCAGTCGAGGGTTTTTTCAACgctgagagagacacaaaaacatgacaaatatttatataaaatatcaaaaccaaCCATTTCAGAAAGCTGTAAGGTGAGTTAGGACAAAGTTTGTGTGTAGCAGAagatttgatctttttttcgattttttttaagctgctgCAGTAATTGAGGGGACACACTCGACCCGCAACATGCTGCAAAACTCATAAACCACAGAATCACGCCGTAAAACtcataaaaagcagaaaaatgctgTAAAGTTGGTCAGCATTAAAAGGGGTCAGGTTTAGAGGGTCACAGAGTGATGCAGCCGCTGAGGACGCGGCGCTGACACACACCTCCCTCCCAGAAATGAAAGCATACACACTTTTATTCGGAGCATCACGTGTTGACAGGTCAACCGTTGCCTGGCGACCATTGATACTGAGCTTCAGAGTGTCATAACCACGTATGTCGGTTACTTATCCGCCCACACGGACCGCCTAACGTGTTGTGGATGTGGGCTGGAGGAGGCCTGACACCTGCTGGTGGTTCAGACGCTGTAATCCTTCGATGCTGAAACATCGGGCCTCATACCACAAACTATATAAGAACtacttttttcttacttttcatTTTGGTAGTACCCAGTGATTTTTGGGATTCtccagtgttttcttatttttgcttttctctgcgTACAGGAGAAAACTACGTGTGGTCGAGAGCGCTCcgaccaagataagagaaaaacatctcgcTTTCAAAGGCCACAAATTGTCGTCCAACACAAAGAAAGATACGTTTTGTATTTGAGGAACATATAAAAAATGTGGACCTTGTTTTAGAGTAAACATGAGGGATTCATacatttcagggctaaagagaTAAGCGATGCTGGATGGACTGATCCCACAGCTGAGCTGAGCACAGCtgaatgtaactgagtacatgTACTCAGGAACTGTAGtgaagtacaaatctgaggagTCCACAGACCCGCACGGAGGACGAGACAGGACTCTGTGACAGAAGACGCAACTCCGAGCCTGTCAGGCTTCAGCACAGGAAACCCACAAGGACGGCCCCGCAGGACGTCCCTCACTCCAAAACCTCCAAAACCTCAAAACCTCAAAACCTCCAAAACTCCAAACCTCCAAAACCTCAAAACCTCCAAAACTCCAAACCTCCAAAACCTCAAAACCTCCAAAACCCCAAACCTCCAAACCTCAAAACCTCCAAAACCTCCAAAACTCCAAAACCTCCAAAACCTCAAAACCTCCAAAACTCCAAACCTCCAAAACCTCAAAACCTCCAAAACCTCAAAACCTCCAGGTACTGAGAACCTCCCCACAACTCCCGACTTTGCTCAGGAGCCACTTTTTCAAGATGACACGAGGCCACTtgcagcagctccatacatgtttctagattttaggatgttttaaggatttaaggacatttcgaggtatttaaggcatttcttgaaattttttaacatttcttggattttcggatatttgtggattttattttttacacactttatttCTTAAATGCTGCACTTTATTTCCTGCTTCGTGCGTCAGGCGATAGTTAGCCTGAGGCGTTTTGTGCCAGGTGAtcgtctgtctgtccacacGTCAGCActtatattatgtatatatcattattattattactttttactattttactttttttttatcctggtCTTTTAACttaaatcttgttttaattgttttacatGTCTGAGCTCTTGTAACCGCTTTCCAATGTGGAAAATAAACTGACTCTGATTTCTTGGATCTCAGAatatttcgaggattttaggatttgaaTCTGAATTAgaaatgttattattgttttatattatattacattaatttaatcatttataaaTTTATTCATGAAAGATAACATAAACACGtgatttaaccttttaaatatatttcagtcTTAACACATATAAAAAGTCAAAGAGGGCCTGAGTACGAGTGTTTCCAGCAGCCActaaatctgtgtgttttgcagcGACCCGTCTGCAGCTTTTGTGGATATTTTCAGCTAAAACACGACTTTTTCGTGACTATAACCACGTTTTAAGCCTAAACATGACCACATGGTAACGACTGTCGGCACATCCTCGATGTACAGACGTAATATCATCGATCAAAGCCAGCAGTAGTTGTGGTGACGGGGTTAAAGTCCAACATGATTCCTGCAGAAATGATTTCATcagatattttcagattttgctcAACAGTCTGAGCaaactttgggtcattttatttgatttgagcTACTTTCCTGCTGTGAAACACAGCGATGATCCTCTTCCTGATCTCTCTCAGCTGCAGCCCGTAGATGACGGTGTTGAACGCAGGAAGATTCACCTGAATTACGAGCGCCGCCACCTTCCTGTGGTCCACCAGCTTCGGGAAGCGGTGCAGGATCACGACGATGAAGCAGGACGCCAGCAGGAAGACGTACACGGCCAGGTGAGTGGAGCACGTCTGCAGCGCCCGGCGGTTCATCGCCTTGTTTTTACTGCGCACGCACACGGCGGCGATCCTCAGGTAGGTGAGCGTGATGCTGACGATGGAGGAGCCCAGGATGACCGCGGTGAAGACGAGGCCGTAGACGTTGCTGATGAGGACGCTCTCACAGGAGAGGTTGAACAAGGAGGCGTTGTCACAGTACGGGTTGGGGATAACCCGCCTGCAGCGAGTCAGCCGCATGCTGAGGCCCAGGAGGACGGTGACACCGACGAAGGCCGCCGCCCAGGCCGCCACCGACAGCGTCACCACCTTCCTGTTGGTCATGACGGTGGCGTACCGCAGGGGGTTGCAGATGGCCACGCAGCGGTCGAAGGCCATGATCATGAGCACGGTGTGCGAGGCGTTGGCGTAGAGGTGAATACAGAAGGCCTGAACCACACAGTCCGTGTAACGAATGTACCGCTCTGAATGTGGCGTGAAAACATGTCTGAGTACGTACGGCGTGACACTTGTGGCGCCAATAATGTCATTCACGCTCAAGTTGCAGGAGAGCAGATACATGGGCTGTCGGAGAGTCCTGCTCGTGAAGATCAGGACGACCAAACTGATGTTTGTCAACATCACAAAGACgtagacgaggaggaggaggacgaaggCGGGGACGCTGGACCGCTGGGAGACCTTTAACCCCTCCAGGAGCAGGACGTCCTCACGGAACGTCTGGTTCTCCATATATTTGTTTAAGACTGCAAAAACAGAGTTtaagtttccattaaccctcaaaatgcGCAAATTGAGAATGTAAAATACAACTAATGAAAACGCACAAATTTAGGAAAATCTCccattaatgacaaaaaagtttttcaccATGAGGAAGACACATTTGTCCAAACTGCCTTTTTAGTCTTTTCGAGGTCACGTGACGCTGCGAGGTACGTGATATGTCCTATgaataatgtcctaaaatactaggaATGTCCtgaaagtcctagaaacatcgtAGAGTCATATTAGTGTcctaaaattaattaattcaaaacagttaaaaacagttGGGGTCAAAGCAGAGTAACTGGTATTCACGGCGTGAAACTGGTTCGTAGTAACGAATGTGTGAGTTTGAATGTCGTGAGATGTTCCAGGTAGATGCAGCAGAAAAATTAagggaatttatttatttattttttccaaattcagaaaaattctagaaacgtatATGTGGCTGCTGGCCTCAGATTTACAGTTTCTTCATCAGTgtcattaattattttgtttcctcACTGGCTGAATCTCACTGCTgactgtttttagcttttacatGAAATGATCCCAACGAGCTCCGCTCAGTGAGATAAACAGATTTACTTCGGAGAGAGCAGAGCTCTGcagaaaaagtcataaaagtTACAAATTGGTGGtgaaacatttcagaaacaaagattaaaaaacgTTCCTGCAAAACTACAATAAGCTGCTGGCAGCTTTAATGCCACTTtaccattattttacagtgtcaataCTGTAAATAAGCTCAGCACTGTAGTCTTATTGCATTATTAAAGCAACTAATTCAAACTTAATTATTAAAGTGTTCTACAGAAGATTTAAAGTTTACAAAAAGGTCCCAGAAAGCATTAAAACTTTACTGGATTTTCGTTTCAAACTGTCGTGTTACTGTTAAATTTGGCTGATTTTTACAGCAGTAATATTAgctccaaaaagcatcaagatttgtaattatttgttatttgtaatttgtaatttatttatttaaacgtGGACAGTGAACATTAATCCGGCtaatttttattgttggtcCCTCACCTGATGTTAAACTGCTTCCTAAAATAACAACATGAGATAAAAATTCACACAAGATAATAAAACGTGaagtttatgtaaaaatatgagcAGCATGAGCAGTGGgagttcagtgatttttacatttcgtaaaattagccaaaaatcAGATATTTTCACTACTGTTGATGTTGATAACGTAAAATAACGATGAAGCCGGCAGCAACATTTTATTCAGCAGAAATCAGACGAACAAATGTACAGTAACAGTTCAGTAATGTACAgtcctgttttttaaatacagtaaaacactatAAATCCTGATGGTTTTATGGAGCCAATATTACTGCTGCAAACCTCAAATTCTACTgtagaatactgtaataaatttacagtaatttactGTTGAAGTAATTTATtactgacactgtaaaataatggaaactACATTTCATCTGCATAAATCTGAtaaatttctgtaaaaaatttACGGCTAAAcgtagacatttttttaatactgtaaagacttactgtattttgaaaaaactttactgttagaatttggcaatattttacagcatttttttacagtgtgcaaGAGTTAAGAATATGGAGTCATTTGTCAGCAACACTGAGagcaaaagtttgaaaaaagcaGGAGCCATGAAAGTGAATTTAAAAGCTTattaacatttgatttttctAAGAGCAGACTGAATCGTTCTGTTAGAGCAAAGAAAGAATAATTCGGTCCACATTTCTCttcctgctgtgaaaaaaagtagCCAAACATTGTGAAGTTATATTTCCACACGATGTGTTTGCAGCTGCCGAGgatactgtgtgtttttaacattaccTGGCTGCAGCGTGAACCCCCTCCACCCCAAACCAGAGCTGAAACATCTGCAACACTTTTATTCAGAGCGCCAGAGGCCTTCAGCCTCACGCGCTCGCAGGTCATCCGTCACCTAGCAACCAGTGACTCAGCATCACCAGAGCGTCCACAGTGATGACAGTCACATACAGAGCGGCCCTAATAAACATTCTTATAAAAAATGGTGATtctttatatatacatatatatatatatatatatatatatatatatatatatatagttttttttttaattagtgaggtcagtttttatttcttgaaaaatcttctgcaatctttttttttaaaggaaatattttgCCAGTTCTTCTTTCTTCAAAGTTTTGGCCTATTTCAgtcaaaatcagttttattgattttttttaatataaaagcaCGGTGCTGAATGTTCACTGCAGAAACATGAGAAAGGTACAGGAATCAGTGTATCCAGAACATTAACAGAAATACggttttattatatatatatatacacacacacaccttatttatttatttatttatttttcaagataGAGTcacatttgagattttttttggaaatcatggacatTATGTCCTCGGGCTGAAGGGGAAGAACACCAGATTGTTACCAGCTCAAAGCATCTGTGATGGTGGGAAATTGCAAATTGTTTTATCGTTCTTTTAACAGCatccaaacttttttaaaataaggtcataataataaaagtgataataaatacacatgacatattatttcttatttatatctatttattatattattgaatCTCTGTAGGCATACCATTAACACATGTAACACaaatgaatgcagcagactgttAAAATAATCTCGTCTGCGTCAAATAAACAGACtagtgtttttaatgttcttttttttaaaatagcaaaCAGATCATAGAAGTAAAACTGATGttacaggagaaaaacacagtggACTTCCCCCCAAAATCAAGTAAAAgactatttttatatataaacacaaataaacatctTAAACATTTATATGCCATATTCATCATGGGTATAGACTGACTGAGTGACGAGGAAAATATTCTGATATTTAATTACTTAATAC
This genomic window from Plectropomus leopardus isolate mb chromosome 13, YSFRI_Pleo_2.0, whole genome shotgun sequence contains:
- the LOC121952678 gene encoding LOW QUALITY PROTEIN: olfactory receptor-like protein COR2 (The sequence of the model RefSeq protein was modified relative to this genomic sequence to represent the inferred CDS: substituted 1 base at 1 genomic stop codon), which translates into the protein MDNSTFVGDILILEGLKVTSRSFIPAFILLLIVYVFIVVSNVGLVVLISRSRSLQQPMYLLLCNMSINDVFGATVVVPHILRDLLTSDSERHIHFTHCAVQAFCVHLHASASHTVLMIMAFDRYVAICNPLRYATIMTNRKVVALTATAWGTAFVLVVILVGLSVRLSRCRWIIFNPFCDNASLFKLSCESVLINNIYGLGYTVLLLGSSIGSVTLTYLRIAIVCLSSKNKVLNSRALQTCATHLAVYVIILLVSGFIIVILHRFPQLADHRKVAAVLGHVFLPALNAVIYGLQIKEVRQTITALLXCQVTNTKCKPQFEAEI
- the LOC121952808 gene encoding olfactory receptor 52N4-like — its product is MENQTFREDVLLLEGLKVSQRSSVPAFVLLLLVYVFVMLTNISLVVLIFTSRTLRQPMYLLSCNLSVNDIIGATSVTPYVLRHVFTPHSERYIRYTDCVVQAFCIHLYANASHTVLMIMAFDRCVAICNPLRYATVMTNRKVVTLSVAAWAAAFVGVTVLLGLSMRLTRCRRVIPNPYCDNASLFNLSCESVLISNVYGLVFTAVILGSSIVSITLTYLRIAAVCVRSKNKAMNRRALQTCSTHLAVYVFLLASCFIVVILHRFPKLVDHRKVAALVIQVNLPAFNTVIYGLQLREIRKRIIAVFHSRKVAQIK